A stretch of Ferribacterium limneticum DNA encodes these proteins:
- the cobA gene encoding uroporphyrinogen-III C-methyltransferase translates to MNTTKQLQGGKVWLVGAGPGDPELLTIKAARLISMADAIVYDHLVGNGIMDLARADARIIYAGKESSKHTMPQDSINHLLVDLAKEGLAVVRLKGGDPFIFGRGGEELETLAASGIPFEVIPGVTAAAGCAAYAGFPLTHRDHAQSVTFVTGHLKDGTVNLDWAALARPCHTVVFYMGIGAAEEICRQMINHGLPSMTPAAVIRNGTQADQQTLLATLGTLPHRIAESGIKPPALIVVGSVVSLHEKLNWFESRPA, encoded by the coding sequence ATGAACACTACAAAACAACTGCAGGGCGGAAAGGTCTGGCTGGTCGGCGCCGGCCCGGGTGATCCGGAACTCCTGACCATCAAGGCAGCACGACTGATTTCAATGGCCGACGCCATCGTGTACGACCATCTGGTCGGCAACGGCATCATGGATCTGGCCCGGGCCGATGCGCGCATCATCTACGCCGGCAAGGAATCCTCCAAGCACACGATGCCACAGGACTCCATCAACCATCTGCTCGTCGACCTCGCCAAAGAAGGCTTAGCAGTCGTTCGACTGAAGGGTGGCGACCCCTTCATTTTCGGCCGCGGTGGCGAAGAGCTCGAAACCCTGGCAGCCTCCGGCATTCCCTTCGAAGTGATCCCTGGCGTGACAGCCGCTGCCGGTTGCGCTGCCTACGCCGGGTTTCCGCTGACTCATCGCGACCACGCCCAGTCGGTGACCTTTGTTACCGGGCACCTGAAAGACGGTACGGTCAATCTCGACTGGGCCGCCCTGGCCCGCCCCTGCCATACCGTTGTTTTCTATATGGGCATCGGCGCTGCCGAAGAAATCTGCCGGCAAATGATCAATCATGGCCTGCCCTCAATGACGCCAGCTGCCGTGATCCGCAACGGCACTCAAGCCGACCAGCAAACCCTGCTCGCCACGCTCGGCACATTGCCCCATCGCATTGCCGAATCCGGCATCAAGCCGCCGGCCCTGATCGTCGTTGGCAGCGTCGTCAGCCTCCACGAAAAACTCAACTGGTTCGAATCCAGGCCGGCCTGA
- a CDS encoding cytochrome D1 domain-containing protein, whose amino-acid sequence MAVAMGSAFAQETAKVAPTLTAAEKEQAKKIYFERCAGCHGVLRKGATGKNLEPHWTKKDKDGNVTEGGTLKLGQQRLEKIIGYGTDGGMVNFDDILTKEELSLMAKYIQNTPDVPPEYSFKETMDSWKVIVPVDQRPTKQMNKYNLKNMFSVTLRDTGEVALIDGDTKEIRSIVKTGYAVHISRLSASGRYVYVIGRDGRLSLIDLWMENPAVVAEVKIGFDARSVDTSKFKGFEDKYAVAGSYWPPQYVIMDGDTLKPRKVVSTRGMTVDGEYHPEPRVASIVASFIKPEWVINIKETGQILLVDYSDIENLKTTTVGSAKFLHDGGWDASKRYFLVAANASNKIAAVDTKTGKLAALVDTAKIPHPGRGANFTHPKFGPVWTTGHLGADVLTLISTPSDKKSDAKFKEYNWKVVQEVKHVPGNLFVKTHPKSQHLWADSPQNPDKELAESVAVWKMSDLSKPFKVINVAKDSGLPATKATKRAVHPEYSADGKEVWISLWGGKADQSAIVVYDDATLTLKKVITDPKMITPTGKFNVYNTQHDIY is encoded by the coding sequence ATGGCTGTTGCCATGGGTTCTGCCTTCGCTCAGGAAACCGCCAAGGTCGCTCCGACTCTGACGGCTGCTGAAAAAGAACAGGCCAAGAAGATTTATTTTGAACGTTGTGCCGGCTGCCATGGCGTGTTGCGCAAAGGCGCCACCGGCAAGAACCTTGAGCCGCACTGGACCAAGAAGGACAAGGACGGCAACGTTACCGAAGGCGGCACGCTCAAGCTTGGCCAGCAGCGTCTGGAAAAGATCATTGGTTACGGTACCGACGGCGGCATGGTCAACTTCGACGACATCCTGACCAAGGAAGAACTGTCGCTGATGGCCAAGTACATCCAGAACACGCCGGATGTCCCGCCTGAGTACAGCTTCAAGGAAACCATGGATTCCTGGAAGGTCATCGTGCCGGTCGATCAGCGTCCGACCAAGCAGATGAACAAGTACAACCTGAAGAACATGTTCTCGGTCACCCTGCGCGATACCGGCGAAGTGGCCCTGATCGACGGCGATACCAAGGAAATCCGCAGCATCGTCAAGACCGGCTACGCAGTTCACATCTCGCGTCTGTCCGCTTCCGGCCGTTATGTTTATGTGATCGGTCGCGATGGTCGTCTGTCGCTAATCGACCTGTGGATGGAAAATCCGGCGGTTGTGGCTGAAGTCAAGATCGGTTTCGATGCCCGCTCGGTCGATACCTCCAAGTTCAAGGGCTTCGAAGACAAGTACGCGGTTGCCGGTTCCTACTGGCCGCCCCAGTACGTCATCATGGACGGCGACACGCTCAAGCCGCGCAAGGTCGTTTCCACCCGTGGCATGACCGTCGATGGCGAATACCATCCGGAGCCGCGCGTTGCTTCCATCGTCGCATCCTTCATCAAGCCGGAATGGGTTATCAACATCAAGGAAACCGGTCAGATTCTGCTGGTCGATTATTCCGACATCGAGAACCTGAAGACGACCACGGTCGGTTCCGCCAAGTTCCTGCATGACGGCGGCTGGGATGCTTCCAAGCGTTACTTCCTGGTGGCAGCCAATGCCTCCAACAAGATCGCTGCGGTCGATACCAAGACCGGCAAGCTGGCAGCGCTGGTCGATACCGCCAAGATCCCGCACCCGGGTCGTGGCGCCAACTTCACCCATCCGAAGTTTGGTCCGGTATGGACGACAGGCCACCTTGGTGCTGACGTTCTGACCCTGATCAGCACGCCGTCGGATAAGAAGTCGGATGCCAAGTTCAAGGAATACAACTGGAAGGTCGTTCAGGAAGTCAAGCACGTTCCGGGCAACCTGTTCGTCAAGACCCATCCGAAGTCCCAGCATCTGTGGGCTGACTCGCCGCAGAATCCGGACAAGGAACTGGCTGAATCGGTTGCCGTCTGGAAGATGTCCGATCTGTCCAAGCCGTTCAAGGTCATCAACGTAGCCAAGGACTCCGGTCTGCCGGCAACCAAGGCCACCAAGCGTGCTGTGCATCCGGAATACAGCGCTGATGGCAAGGAAGTCTGGATCTCCCTGTGGGGCGGCAAGGCTGACCAGTCTGCCATCGTGGTTTATGACGATGCAACGCTGACGCTGAAGAAGGTGATTACCGATCCGAAGATGATCACCCCGACCGGCAAGTTCAACGTCTACAACACCCAGCACGACATCTACTGA
- a CDS encoding ethylbenzene dehydrogenase-related protein, protein MKKNLISLAVFGAFVALGSQSAIAAPDWNKAAKSTIHVFHPGAAPIEWIQGKGEHSGASGLKKGEACAGCHVEDGKLSLDLKRLASKEMEPKGAPKTMTYPVTVQAAYDAANLYVRLTFKAPAGGFDKSDKDNELKATVMFPNDKVPLADQAGCWAACHEDAKGMPKGKDKTKYVSAGAMDLVQWASSGKSSDGFVADKRNMTGGKAGATAEGAKAGDTYTVTFTRKLAGNAVLAAGKAVPFGIAIHADNAGGRFHHVSFGHTIGLGADGDVKAAKQ, encoded by the coding sequence ATGAAAAAAAACCTCATTTCCCTGGCTGTATTTGGCGCTTTTGTCGCGCTCGGTTCGCAGTCGGCTATCGCTGCGCCGGACTGGAACAAGGCTGCCAAGAGCACAATCCATGTTTTTCACCCCGGTGCTGCACCGATTGAATGGATTCAAGGCAAGGGTGAGCACAGCGGCGCCAGTGGTCTGAAGAAGGGCGAGGCCTGTGCCGGCTGCCACGTTGAGGACGGCAAGCTGAGTCTTGACCTCAAGCGCCTGGCCAGCAAGGAAATGGAGCCGAAGGGCGCCCCCAAGACGATGACCTACCCGGTTACCGTCCAGGCGGCCTACGATGCGGCCAACCTTTATGTTCGCCTGACCTTCAAGGCGCCGGCTGGCGGCTTCGACAAGTCCGACAAGGACAATGAGCTCAAGGCCACCGTGATGTTCCCGAATGACAAGGTGCCGCTCGCCGATCAGGCTGGTTGCTGGGCAGCCTGTCACGAGGACGCCAAGGGCATGCCGAAGGGCAAGGACAAGACGAAGTACGTCTCGGCCGGTGCGATGGATTTGGTGCAATGGGCGAGCAGCGGCAAGTCGTCTGACGGTTTTGTCGCCGACAAGCGCAACATGACGGGCGGCAAGGCAGGTGCAACGGCCGAAGGCGCCAAGGCTGGCGATACCTACACCGTGACCTTCACCCGCAAGCTGGCCGGCAACGCCGTGCTGGCAGCCGGCAAGGCTGTGCCGTTCGGCATCGCCATTCACGCCGACAATGCCGGCGGTCGTTTCCATCACGTCTCCTTCGGCCACACGATTGGTCTGGGTGCTGATGGCGACGTGAAGGCTGCCAAGCAGTAA
- a CDS encoding plastocyanin/azurin family copper-binding protein, protein MPSGATQYPGWLWLKRAPLVLALFSFSALAQTVAEVRIESYKFVPAEVSIKAGDSVRWINHEKRTSHSVVFPAEGGLESERMFPDESWQRRFEKPGRYDYHCGPHPEMKGSVVVGE, encoded by the coding sequence ATGCCATCCGGAGCGACGCAGTATCCCGGATGGCTGTGGCTGAAAAGAGCGCCGCTTGTGCTGGCGCTCTTTTCTTTTTCTGCGCTGGCGCAGACCGTGGCAGAAGTTCGTATCGAGAGCTACAAATTTGTGCCTGCCGAGGTGAGTATCAAGGCTGGTGACAGCGTGCGCTGGATCAATCACGAAAAGCGGACCAGCCATTCAGTGGTCTTCCCGGCTGAAGGCGGGCTGGAGTCGGAGCGGATGTTTCCCGATGAAAGCTGGCAGCGCCGTTTCGAAAAGCCGGGGCGCTACGATTATCATTGCGGGCCACACCCAGAAATGAAAGGCAGTGTCGTTGTTGGCGAATAA
- a CDS encoding c-type cytochrome, whose protein sequence is MATASIVSAGPTLAVEPDAVRQKELVHLVRQDCGSCHGMTLKGGLGPALLPETLRDKPAEGLAATIYYGRPGTPMPPWKQFMSEAEAAWIVDKLMTEFPQ, encoded by the coding sequence CTGGCGACCGCGAGCATCGTGAGTGCCGGGCCGACATTGGCCGTTGAGCCTGATGCGGTGCGCCAGAAGGAACTGGTTCACCTTGTCCGCCAGGATTGCGGCTCCTGTCACGGCATGACCCTGAAAGGTGGGCTCGGCCCGGCGCTGCTGCCGGAGACCTTGCGCGACAAGCCGGCCGAAGGGCTGGCGGCAACGATCTACTATGGTCGCCCGGGAACGCCGATGCCGCCGTGGAAACAATTCATGTCCGAAGCCGAAGCTGCATGGATTGTCGATAAACTGATGACCGAATTCCCCCAATGA
- a CDS encoding cytochrome D1 domain-containing protein, whose protein sequence is MRLLLSLFFALLLNACAGPQLRGTGDLGLIIERSSGHITLVNTTSRQPYARIGGLGDLSHASAVYSRDGRYAFIFGRDGGLTKIDLLEAKIVKRIIQSGNAIGGSISQDGRIVVAQNYTPGGIKAFDAETLELLSEVPAEFAPGQFSKVVGLADTGGNKFAYALFDGGEIRVTDFSDSRQPKTQRFPAGSQPYDGLVTPDGRYFLAGLFGEDGVAMLDLWQPEKGAKKILENYGRGQEKLPVFKMPHLRGWSVAQGKAYLPAIGRHEVLVVDVATWKEVGRIPVRGQPVFVMARPDGRQIWVNFAFPDNGKVDVIDTLAGQVVHKMEPGKGILHMEFAPRGENVWLSARDDNKVVIYNTETFAKQGEIPAESPSGIFFTSRAVRIGF, encoded by the coding sequence ATGCGCCTGCTGCTGAGTCTTTTCTTCGCCCTCTTGCTCAATGCTTGTGCCGGCCCGCAACTGCGCGGCACAGGCGATCTTGGCCTGATCATCGAGCGCTCAAGTGGTCACATCACGCTGGTCAATACCACGTCGCGCCAGCCCTATGCCCGCATCGGCGGCCTGGGCGATCTGTCGCACGCTTCCGCCGTCTATTCGCGGGATGGCCGCTATGCCTTCATCTTCGGTCGCGATGGTGGGCTGACCAAGATCGACCTGCTCGAAGCGAAGATCGTCAAGCGCATCATCCAGTCCGGCAACGCCATCGGCGGCTCAATCTCGCAGGACGGCCGCATCGTCGTCGCCCAGAATTACACGCCGGGCGGCATCAAGGCCTTCGATGCAGAAACGCTCGAACTGCTCTCCGAAGTGCCGGCCGAATTTGCGCCCGGCCAGTTCTCCAAGGTCGTCGGCCTGGCTGATACGGGCGGCAACAAATTTGCCTATGCCTTGTTCGATGGCGGCGAAATCCGCGTCACCGATTTCAGCGATTCCAGGCAGCCGAAAACTCAACGTTTTCCGGCCGGCAGCCAGCCCTACGATGGCCTGGTGACGCCGGATGGCCGCTACTTCCTGGCCGGCCTGTTCGGCGAGGACGGAGTGGCGATGCTTGATCTCTGGCAGCCGGAAAAGGGCGCGAAGAAGATTCTCGAAAACTACGGCCGCGGTCAGGAAAAACTGCCGGTCTTCAAGATGCCGCATCTGCGCGGCTGGTCGGTGGCACAGGGCAAGGCCTACTTGCCGGCGATCGGTCGCCATGAAGTGCTGGTTGTCGATGTCGCGACCTGGAAGGAAGTTGGGCGCATTCCGGTGCGCGGCCAGCCAGTCTTCGTCATGGCACGGCCGGATGGTCGCCAGATTTGGGTTAATTTTGCTTTCCCGGACAATGGCAAGGTCGACGTGATCGACACCTTGGCCGGCCAGGTTGTGCACAAGATGGAGCCGGGCAAGGGCATCCTGCACATGGAGTTTGCCCCGCGAGGTGAGAATGTCTGGCTGTCGGCGCGCGACGATAACAAGGTGGTCATCTACAACACCGAAACTTTCGCCAAACAGGGTGAAATCCCTGCGGAAAGCCCCTCCGGCATTTTCTTTACCTCCCGCGCCGTGCGTATTGGCTTCTGA
- the ahbB gene encoding siroheme decarboxylase subunit beta codes for MADALDFQLLNDFQRDFPLVSAPFAELASRLGVGEKVVLGRLENLRREGKISRVGAVFAPKRIGASTLAAMAVPPEKLEAVAAAVNRFPEVNHNYEREHRYNLWFVVTAASEGRLQASLGAIEQAAGYPLLALPLLEEFHIDLGFCLNGGKQKSVATALPVKPVALMDEAERRLVSVLQEGLPLFIRPFALIAERVGASEPEVIGRIRRWLEEGAIKRFGVVVRHHELGFRANAMLVHDIPDDQVSAIGRALAEEPGVTLCYRRPRRLPDWPYNLFCMIHGRERGEVEATIAELRQRHGLETCAHEVLFSLTRFKQNGARYA; via the coding sequence ATGGCCGACGCGCTCGACTTCCAGTTGCTCAACGATTTCCAGCGTGATTTTCCGCTGGTGTCGGCCCCGTTTGCCGAACTGGCCTCACGCCTGGGGGTAGGCGAGAAGGTCGTGCTCGGCCGGCTCGAAAACCTGCGTCGCGAAGGCAAGATTTCCCGGGTGGGCGCCGTTTTCGCGCCCAAGCGCATCGGCGCCTCGACGCTGGCGGCGATGGCAGTGCCGCCGGAAAAACTGGAGGCAGTCGCGGCGGCGGTCAATCGCTTTCCCGAGGTCAATCACAACTACGAGCGCGAGCATCGCTACAACCTGTGGTTCGTCGTTACTGCGGCCAGTGAGGGGCGTTTGCAGGCCAGCCTTGGCGCTATCGAACAGGCTGCCGGTTATCCGCTGCTGGCTTTGCCTTTGCTGGAAGAGTTTCATATTGATCTCGGTTTTTGCCTGAACGGTGGCAAGCAGAAATCGGTGGCGACGGCCCTGCCGGTAAAGCCCGTCGCCCTGATGGATGAAGCCGAGCGTCGTCTGGTTTCGGTGTTGCAGGAGGGCCTGCCTTTGTTCATTCGGCCCTTCGCCTTGATCGCCGAGCGCGTTGGCGCCTCCGAGCCGGAGGTTATCGGCCGCATCCGGCGCTGGCTGGAGGAAGGAGCGATCAAGCGCTTCGGTGTTGTCGTTCGCCATCACGAGCTCGGCTTTCGCGCCAATGCCATGCTGGTTCATGACATCCCGGATGACCAGGTCAGCGCCATCGGCCGCGCATTGGCCGAAGAGCCGGGGGTGACGCTGTGCTACCGCCGGCCGCGTCGCCTGCCTGACTGGCCGTACAACCTGTTCTGCATGATCCATGGTCGTGAGCGTGGCGAGGTTGAAGCCACCATTGCCGAACTCCGCCAACGCCATGGGCTTGAGACCTGCGCCCACGAAGTCCTCTTCTCGTTAACCCGCTTCAAGCAGAACGGGGCCCGTTATGCCTGA
- a CDS encoding AsnC family transcriptional regulator: MPELSELDRKILAQLQGDFPICEHPYAEAASQLGIDEAELLERLQRLLADKVLTRFGPMFQIEEMGGAFVLAALAAPEARYDEVTALVNALPQVAHNYRREHELNMWFVLATETKDGIAEAIARIERDTGLPVYAFPKEREFFVEMKLEARL; the protein is encoded by the coding sequence ATGCCTGAACTCTCCGAACTCGACCGGAAAATCCTCGCCCAATTGCAAGGCGACTTTCCGATCTGCGAACACCCCTATGCCGAGGCTGCGTCACAACTCGGTATTGATGAGGCCGAGTTGCTGGAGCGCCTCCAGCGTTTGCTGGCCGACAAGGTGCTGACCCGTTTCGGGCCGATGTTCCAGATCGAGGAAATGGGCGGTGCTTTCGTGCTGGCTGCACTGGCCGCGCCTGAGGCGCGTTACGACGAGGTGACGGCGCTGGTCAATGCACTGCCGCAGGTCGCCCACAACTACCGTCGCGAGCACGAACTGAACATGTGGTTCGTGCTGGCTACCGAAACGAAAGATGGTATCGCCGAAGCGATCGCCCGCATCGAGCGCGATACCGGCTTGCCAGTCTATGCCTTCCCCAAGGAGCGCGAGTTCTTTGTCGAAATGAAGCTGGAGGCAAGGCTGTGA
- the ahbB gene encoding siroheme decarboxylase subunit beta, producing MIDQKIDDVDRSLIVATQGGLPLVSRPYHAIAEQLGLSPDEVMQRLRAMLASGIIRRIGAVPNHYAIGWTANGMTVWDVADDQVDELGARIGALDFVTHCYRRPRALPAWPYNLFAMVHGASRQECSAKAAEIRALLGDACRANDILYSTRILKKTGLRISR from the coding sequence GTGATCGACCAGAAAATTGACGATGTCGACCGCTCGCTAATTGTCGCCACCCAGGGCGGTCTGCCGCTTGTCTCACGCCCCTATCACGCGATTGCCGAGCAGCTGGGCTTGAGTCCCGACGAGGTCATGCAGCGACTGCGGGCCATGCTGGCCTCGGGCATCATTCGCCGCATCGGTGCCGTGCCCAATCACTACGCCATCGGCTGGACCGCCAACGGCATGACGGTGTGGGATGTTGCCGACGATCAGGTGGACGAACTCGGTGCCCGCATCGGCGCCCTGGATTTTGTCACCCACTGCTATCGCCGCCCGCGCGCCCTGCCGGCCTGGCCTTATAACCTGTTCGCCATGGTGCATGGTGCCTCACGTCAAGAGTGCTCGGCCAAGGCGGCGGAAATACGCGCCCTGCTGGGCGATGCCTGCCGGGCGAACGATATTCTCTATTCGACCCGCATCCTGAAAAAAACGGGTTTGCGCATCAGTCGCTGA
- a CDS encoding ferredoxin--NADP reductase, giving the protein MLTSASTFRRGPPPAPTDKATAEHILDIRRWTDKLISVRTTRSLSFRFQPGQFARIGIASGSGGTIWRPYSMVSANYDEHLEFFSIIVPNGAFSTKLAEASVGDTLYVEKQPYGYLTTSRFVGGQDLWMLATGTGIAPFLSILRDPEVWAQYDNLVLAYSVRHISELAYRNEIAAIAQDEAFAEHRHKLRFAPIVTREAVPGMLNRRLTDLLHDGELERSIGLPIDTERARMLICGNPQMLDDVRQVLSARGFRPDLGRAPGHFACENYW; this is encoded by the coding sequence ATGCTGACATCCGCATCTACATTCCGCCGCGGCCCGCCACCAGCGCCCACCGACAAAGCGACTGCCGAGCATATTCTCGACATCCGGCGATGGACCGACAAGCTGATCTCGGTACGCACCACACGCAGTCTGTCATTCCGCTTCCAGCCGGGCCAATTCGCGCGGATTGGCATCGCCAGTGGCAGTGGTGGCACGATCTGGCGCCCCTATTCGATGGTTTCGGCCAATTACGATGAGCATCTGGAATTCTTTTCGATCATCGTGCCCAACGGCGCCTTCAGCACAAAATTGGCCGAAGCGTCGGTCGGAGATACGCTTTATGTCGAAAAGCAGCCCTACGGTTACCTGACAACAAGCCGCTTTGTCGGCGGGCAGGATCTCTGGATGCTGGCCACCGGCACCGGGATTGCGCCATTCCTGTCCATCCTTCGTGACCCAGAGGTCTGGGCGCAGTACGACAATCTGGTGCTCGCCTACAGCGTTCGCCACATTTCCGAACTCGCCTATCGAAATGAGATTGCCGCCATCGCGCAAGACGAAGCTTTCGCTGAGCACCGCCACAAGTTGCGCTTTGCTCCGATTGTCACGCGGGAAGCGGTTCCGGGCATGCTGAATCGTCGACTGACCGACCTGCTGCACGATGGAGAACTGGAGAGAAGCATCGGTCTGCCCATCGATACCGAACGAGCTCGCATGCTGATCTGCGGCAACCCCCAAATGCTTGACGACGTGCGCCAGGTACTGAGCGCTCGCGGCTTCCGCCCCGATCTTGGGCGAGCCCCCGGCCACTTTGCCTGCGAGAATTATTGGTAA